The Balaenoptera acutorostrata chromosome 15, mBalAcu1.1, whole genome shotgun sequence genome contains a region encoding:
- the GRID2IP gene encoding delphilin isoform X2: MGKDQGFSRHFRIFIPKKHRARFDEVVSQGLLGKLCRARRAQGAQRLRRSRSEERPERLLVSTRASAAPRRPDEPPQRKAASLLGSRAGPGGARRTVRVYKGNKSFGFTLRGHGPVWIESVLPGSPADNASLKSGDRILFLNGLDMRNCSHDKVVSMLQGSGAMPTLVVEEGLVPFASDSDSMDSPNPSSALTSLQWVAEILPSSIRVQGRTFSQQLEHLLTPPERYGVCRALESFFQHRNIDTLIVDVYPVLDTPAKQVLWQFIYQLLTYEEQELCQEKIACFLGYTAMTEPESTLDLEPEPEPEPEPEPEPQPRSSLRASSVCRRSLRSQGLEASLSCGPSDCPEMPLPLIPGERQAGDGTSLPETPNPKMMSAVYAELESRLSSSFKGKMGTTSRSRASPPVPSTAGTAGPRTLSSVSWPSERLLPSPCYYPLCSEGLASPSSCESHPYASLDSSRAPSPQLGPGPLRSSSTPSPDPGRPPSRRKLFTFARPVPSRDTDRFLDALSEQLGPRVTIVDDFLSPENDYEEMSFHDDQGSFVTNERSSASECVSSSEEGSSLTYSSISDHIPPPPISPPPPPPLPFHDPKPSSRTPDGPWGPAPTLAKPLTQLSHPAPPPPPPPLPPPVPCAPPMLSRGLGHRRSETSHMSVKRLRWEQVENSEGTIWGQLGEDSDYDKLSDMVKYLDLELHFGTQKPAKPVPGPEPFRKKEVVEILSHKKAYNTSILLAHLKLSPAELRQVLMSMEPRRLEPAHLAQLLLFAPDADEEQRYQAFREAPGRLSEPDQFVLQMLSVPEYKTRLRSLHFQATLQEKTEEIRGSLECLRQASLELKNSRKLAKILEFVLAMGNYLNDGQPQTNKTTGFKINFLTELNSTKTVDGKSTFLHILAKSLSQHFPELLGFAQDLPTVPLAAKVNQRALTGDLADLHGTISEIQAACQSVSPASEDKFAVVMASFLETAQPVLRALDGLQREAMDELGKALAFFGEDSKATTSEAFFGIFAEFMSKFERALGDLQAGEGTRGSGMVSPLSW, translated from the exons GATCTTCATCCCCAAGAAGCACCGGGCGCGCTTCGACGAGGTCGTGTCTCAGGGTCTGCTGGGCAAGCTATGCCGCGCCCGGCGGGCTCAGGGCGCGCAGCGGCTGCGCCGGAGCCGCAGCGAGGAGCGGCCGGAGCGCCTCCTGGTGTCCACGCGCGCCAGCGCCGCCCCGCGCCGCCCCGACGAGCCTCCCCAGCGCAAGGCCGCCTCTCTGCTCGGCAGCCGCGCCGGCCCCGGGGGCGCGCGCAG GACGGTCCGAGTCTACAAGGGCAACAAGAGCTTCGGCTTCACGCTTCGCGGCCACGGACCTGTCTGGATCGAGTCTGTGCTGCCTG GGAGCCCGGCTGACAACGCTTCCCTCAAATCGGGCGACCGGATCCTCTTCCTCAACGGACTAGACATGAG GAACTGCTCCCACGACAAGGTGGTGTCCATGCTGCAGGGCAGTGGTGCAATGCCCACgctggtggtggaggaggggctCGTCCCGTTCGCCAGTG ACTCCGACTCGATGGATTCTCCCAACCCGTCATCGGCGCTCACCTCCCTGCAGTGGGTGGCGGAGATCCTGCCGTCCAGCATCCGGGTGCAGGGGAGGACCTTCAGCCAGCAGCTGGAGCACCTGCTCACGCCCCCCGAGCGCTATGGGGTCTGCCGGGCCCTTGAGAGCTTCTTCCAGCACAG gaacaTCGACACCCTGATCGTCGATGTCTACCCGGTGCTGGACACACCCGCCAAGCAGGTCCTCTGGCAGTTCATCTACCAGCTGCTCACTTACGAGGAGCAGGAGCTCTGCCAGGAGAAAATCGCATGCTTTCTGGGCTACACGGCCATGACAG AGCCAGAGTCCACACTGGACCTGGAGCCCGAGCCCGAGCCGGAGCCGGAACCAGAGCCCGAGCCCCAGCCGCGGAGCTCCCTGAGGGCCTCCTCCGTGTGCCGCCGCAGCCTCCGGTCCCAAGGCCTGGAGGCCAGCCTCAGCTGTG GGCCCAGCGACTGCCCGGAGATGCCCCTTCCTCTGATCCCAGGCGAGCGCCAGGCGGGCGACGGCACATCCCTCCCCGAGACCCCCAACCCCAAGATG ATGTCGGCTGTCTACGCAGAGCTTGAGTCCCGGCTGAGCAGCAGCTTCAAAGGGAAGATGGGGACCACCTCCAGATCCCGTGCCTCCCCACCAGTGCCCAGCACGGCAGGCACGGCAG GGCCCAGGACCCTGTCCAGCGTCTCGTGGCCCAGCGAGCggctcctgccctccccctgctACTACCCGCTGTGCTCAGAGGGCCTGGCCTCCCCCAGCAGCTGTGAGTCCCACCCCTACGCCAGCTTGGACAGCAGCAGGGCGCCCTCCCCACAGCTGGGCCCCGGGCCCCTCCGCTCCAGCAGCACCCCCAGCCCGGACCCCGGCCGCCCGCCCAGCCGCAGGAAGCTCTTCACCTTCGCCCGCCCTGTGCCAAGCCGGGATACTGACCGCTTCCTGGATGCACTGAGTGAGCAGCTGGGGCCCCGGGTCACCATCGTGGATGATTTCCTGAGCCCTGAGAATGACTACGAAGAG ATGAGCTTCCACGACGACCAAGGCAGCTTCGTCACCAATGAGAGGAGCAGTGCCAGCGAGTGCGTCAGCAGCAGTGAGGAGGGCAGCTCCCTGACCTACTCCTCCATCTCCGACCacatccccccgcccccaatcagccccccgccaccaccacccctgcccttcCATGACCCCAAGCCCAGCTCCCGCACCCCTGATGGCCCCTGGGGCCCCGCTCCGACGCTGGCCAAGCCCCTCACCCAACTCAGCCACCCAGCCCCtccaccacccccgccaccccTGCCCCCCCCTGTGCCCTGTGCGCCCCCCATGCTGTCCCGGGGCCTGGGCCACCGCCGCAGTGAGACCAGCCACATGAGCGTCAAGCGCCTGCGGTGGGAGCAGGTGGAGAACTCAGAAGGCACCATCTGGGGACAG CTCGGGGAAGACTCTGACTATGATAAGCTGAGCGACATGGTGAAGTACCTCGACCTGGAGCTCCACTTTGGCACCCAGAAACCTGCTA AGCCGGTGCCCGGGCCTGAGCCCTTCAGGAAGAAGGAGGTGGTGGAGATCCTGTCCCACAAGAAGGCCTACAACACCT CCATCCTGCTGGCGCACCTGAAGCTGAGCCCGGCCGAGCTGCGGCAGGTGCTAATGAGCATGGAGCCCCGGCGCctggagcccgcgcacctggCGCAACTGCTGCTCTTCGCGCCCGACGCCGACGAGGAGCAGCGCTACCAGGCCTTCCGCGAGGCGCCAGGCCGCCTCAGCGAGCCCGACCAGTTCGTCCTGCAG ATGCTGTCGGTTCCCGAGTACAAGACCCGCCTGCGCAGCCTCCACTTCCAGGCCACCCTACAGGAGAAGACAGAAGAGATCCGGGGAAGCCTGGAGTGCTTGCGCCAGGCCTCCCTCGAGCTCAAGAACAGCCGGAAGCTCGCCAAGATCCTGGAG TTTGTGTTGGCCATGGGCAACTATCTCAACGATGGACAGCCCCAAACCAACAAGACCACGGGCTTCAAGATCAACTTCCTGACGGAG CTGAACTCCACCAAGACGGTGGATGGGAAGTCCACCTTCCTGCACATCCTTGCCAAATCGCTGAGCCAGCACTTCCCCGAACTCCTGGGCTTTGCTCAGGACCTGCCCACCGTGCCCCTGGCTGCCAAAG TGAACCAACGGGCCCTGACCGGTGACCTGGCTGACCTCCATGGCACTATCAGCGAGATACAGGCCGCCTGCCAGAGCGTGTCCCCCGCCAGCGAGGACAAGTTTGCCGTGGTCATGGCG TCCTTCCTGGAGACAGCCCAGCCGGTGCTGCGGGCGCTGGACGGGCTGCAGCGGGAGGCCATGGATGAGCTGGGCAAGGCGCTGGCTTTCTTCGGTGAAGATTCCAAAGCCACCACTTCCGAGGCTTTTTTCGGCATCTTTGCGGAGTTCATGAGCAAGTTCGAG cgaGCGCTCGGCGACCTGCAGGCTGGGGAGGGCACGCGCGGCTCTGGGATGGTTTCGCCCCTCTCCTGGTGA